One segment of Solanum stenotomum isolate F172 chromosome 1, ASM1918654v1, whole genome shotgun sequence DNA contains the following:
- the LOC125845201 gene encoding probable 2-oxoglutarate-dependent dioxygenase AOP1: MSDSKIPIINLSKLDKYSNSWVPLCNNVRHALEEHGYFIALYDDDNNNKISKEIFEVVEELFDLPIETKKKNTSDFLFYQWNGQLKAAPLHESFGIPHPTDVEALQSFTTLIWPQGNHRFYETVTSYVKVAAEVEQLVDKMVFESYGVAETHYESHVAATTYLLRPIKYRAPPQGAEDGTSNIGSNIHTDKSFSTLLFQNQINALQVETKNGEWIDVDVPPSAFVFMAGDAYEAWSNGRIYAARHQVLMKEDKQRYTLALFTFNKGITDIPEELVDETHPIQYKPFDNFGLAWYYLSGASSMTHGTAKPYCGINAR; encoded by the exons ATGAGTGATTCCAAAATTCCCATAATTAATCTCTCCAAATTAGACAAGTACTCAAATTCTTGGGTACCATTGTGCAATAACGTTCGACATGCACTTGAAGAACATGGTTATTTTATAGCACTCTATGacgatgataataataataagatttCGAAGGAAATATTTGAGGTAGTGGAAGAGCTATTTGATCTCCCcattgaaacaaagaaaaaaaacacttcTGACTTTCTTTTCTATCAATGGAATGGTCAATTGAAGGCAGCTCCTCTTCATGAAAGCTTTGGGATCCCACATCCAACTGATGTTGAAGCACTGCAAAGCTTCACTACACTTATATGGCCACAAGGCAACCACAGATTTTA TGAAACAGTGACATCGTACGTCAAGGTAGCAGCAGAAGTAGAGCAACTGGTGGATAAAATGGTATTCGAGAGCTATGGAGTAGCAGAAACGCACTATGAATCTCATGTTGCAGCCACTACATACCTCCTCCGCCCTATCAAGTACAGAGCACCACCGCAGGGGGCGGAGGACGGGACTAGCAATATCGGTTCCAATATACACACGGACAAAAGCTTCTCCACACTTCTCTTTCAGAATCAAATAAATGCTTTGCAAGTTGAAACCAAAAATGGAGAGTGGATTGATGTTGATGTCCCTCCCTCCGCCTTCGTCTTCATGGCTGGTGATGCTTATGAG GCATGGAGCAATGGAAGAATATATGCAGCAAGGCACCAAGTGTTGATGAAAGAGGATAAGCAAAGGTATACATTGGCGTTATTCACATTCAACAAAGGAATAACAGATATACCTGAGGAATTGGTGGATGAAACACATCCTATACAATACAAGCCTTTTGATAATTTTGGATTAGCTTGGTACTACCTCTCTGGTGCTAGCTCCATGACTCATGGCACTGCTAAACCTTACTGTGGCATTAATGCTCGATAG